The sequence TAGGACTGGAGACCTCCAGGTGCATCCCCTCTGGTcatggtggtaccctggcactgttggtgccacctgggcatcttggcaagtcagcctggcaggggcattgccagtgtgctaggctggcactgccaagtttaCATTTTTTGAACGGCAGCGATCGGGCCAGGTGTGTTCTGCACaggtgtggggggtgcaggatggggccTAAGGACCTTTTTATAgtgagttggggtttgggggggttcggGGGTCACATCGGGGACTCGAGATGGGGATGTCATTTAAAATTGtcatcccaatctctcgctgcactgaggagttctgacgagtggagctcctcagtgcagaaaatggggctacgTGCAGCCTCAAAGGAGAGTTGcccgctgaggcccccgatctaccCGGATGTGCGTTAGATAGCGAGGTGTTCTTCGGCACTCCAAGTGCAGGGAAACACCTGGATAATCTCGCGCTACAGACTCCCCATTCAGATAGATCACACCCTTAGTATGTATGTCACACTTTAGAATAGTCTGCTGATTGCCATTGCCCAGGTTACACATGCAGATTGGCCACATGATGGGTAATGCCATGGAAAAAATAGCCTTTCTATAACCAAAGCTTTTTTTAAGGCCAGATATTGGAGTAAACAAAAACACTCCTAAAATATTTGACCTCCGTTAAAAGCCTTTGGTATGGGCATTAAAATAAGCATAGTAATAAATGATAAGACTTGAAAATAACAAAAATGCAAAGAATTAGATACAGTACTAAAAAGTCAGGAGAATGTAAAGAATTGGACTTAACCAGAATAACTGCAGTCAACACACCACCATGCTGATTATCAGATAAGGACGTTTACTGACATTTAACAATGGACAGAAATATTTTTGGAGATTCTGTCGTACTGAACAATATGATACAGTGTTTAGACAACCATTGaccatttatacagacaaagctCATCAATACAAACTCAAGAAGACACACTAAAAAGTTCTGAAATGGAACCCATCTATCAATACCATCCCAGGATAGCAGCTCCCATTACACTTAAAATCTTTACTGTACCTGCACTTCTACCTAGCTTGTAGGCCACAgaaaatatataaattattttCACAAAAATACGATAAGTGCTTCTTTTACTCAACCATTATCTCCCTCAATAATACAGTGAAATAAAAATGAACAAGTATGTGGAGTATTTACTCCCTTTTACTCTCCGTACACTCGCAAAGATTATCACCGCTAAGATTACACAAGGTCTATACGATGAAAACATTGTCTTTGGTTTGCATTAACAAAGTTTGTCTGTAACTTATGAGAAGAACACATATCAAAAGTCACAAAATCTAAGCATTGAAGCAACAGGAATATGcagtttctttaaaaaatatctgTTGCCCTCAAAGTTTGCCAAAGTGGGAAGAAGGGGATCCAGCTTTACGAATGACATTGATAAAACTTGCCACTGGTATGCCCACAAAATCACTGTTTAATCACGTGTCACAGTAAACAAGAGATAGTAAACTCTCAGTTTCATTCCTGAAGTAGGAATCATTTCTGGCATTTGTTTCCAGGTGCATTTTTCACCAATATTTGTGACGCTCATAGTAAGTGTATTTTTAAAGCTCAGAAACACAAGCAAAACAATTAGAATTTGAAACTAAATTGTACATCATGTCTTTTCTGCTGAACAAAGAAGGTTCTTGTCCCCAACTTAATAACAAGTTTTATTCTCACAGCAGGTTTCAGGGCCTGGTAGCAGAGGAGTGTTTAGATTTAGCAGAGCTCTCCCCATGAAGTTATAGCATTGACCTGTAATTCACCACGTTAAAACTGCTGGATTCACAATATTTTAGAAAGTAATTCTGAGTCCTTCTCCAACTATGAATGCAAGTTTTTGTTTCCGGAACACGGACAGGGaaaggagtttttttttaattgaagttATAATGAATTTGAATGTACTCCTAACAGGATACAAAAATCAAATTCAATAACCACTGTCCAAAGAGAAGTGTGAACATGaattgggggagggaaaaggaaacaaaaaaccCCAAAAAACCCAAAGGGCAtcagaggaggagcaggggagtgggagttGTTGGATAGTTCTTTCATAGAGCTGGCATAGATACGATAGGCTGAATGGACTTTTTCTGTGAACATGATTCTGTGACTCTACATTGTGAATTTGTTCCAGCCTGAACTCAGTCCCAGTGACATCCAGTCATTATACTAGGCCCTAGACCAGTTTGATTTTAAGTTTCCAACTATTAGTCCGCTATTTGGATTCTGTCCCACTTACATCTTGCCGTAAAAGAACTATTAGTTAGTCCCACCATCCCAAAGCCTTGACAACAGTGGACAGTACAACCAACATTCCCATGCCGCCAGGAGTCGAGTGACATTCCCTGTACACATCCTTGATTTGAACATAAAGGACCATGTATAGGCAAGCAGATACCAAATTAGATTGCCAAGTAACTGCCTGGTGTATTCACTGATTATTGtatacactgttttatttaagttTGATTTATTCTGGAAAGTCCACTTCCTTAATTGGAGCAAACAATTTAATTGTTCTGTCCCGAATAaggaatttaaaatgtttttgctATTGCACAGAATTTGATTCAAGACAAATCACTGACAGTGTGGATTACAAATCACTGACAGTGTGGATTACATATAGAGTAAAGATTTTACAATAATGCTCCCACCAACATTCCTTTGTTCTAACCTTAGACAAGCACATAGTTGTAGCTTTGCTTTATAATATGAAAAATATCGACAATTTTATGTTGTAGAGTCACACCTATTTGGAATGAACTGAAACTGGCTTGAGCTCAGTCCCATTTCATTTGAAAGTCTTACAGCTGATAAGAATTTGGACTACATTGATCCAGATCTTGGAAATGAGAGGACAATATTGATACTCAGTGTGCTATCCAATCCAATGTTAAGCAGTGGCAAACTGAAATCCAAGAATACTCAAGATCCTGCTTTAGGTGTCAAACTTTAATAACTTGGAACTACATCAACAATCTATGACTTGGCTCCTGAAACCAACATGAATTTCGCTGAAGCCAAAATTGGCTTGATGACTCCAGTTAGTCAAGCTGAGCAGGCTCAAAATTCTTAACCTCAAACCTCTCTGCTTTGCAATCATGAACTTCCAATTGTATATTAACTTTGTAGCTCCTTTAATTCCTCCCCTCAAGATCATAGTCACACAAACAATGACTTTAACAGAAACAAATGTTCTGGAAAATTACAGATAATTAAGGTACCTTATGTTAGATTATTTGACAAAATGAAAAACATATTAATGAAATCAGGGTATTACCTTATTAAAATGTTACATTATTCAGCATGAAATACAGAGCTTGTTTTAGGGTCTTAATACTATGCAAGTAAATCCAGTAAATTTCATTTGCCTGATCTATAAAATGCATTGACAACTAAAAAGAACTTTATGAAACTAGATGTATTATTGAATATGACTCAAAAATGAAGCTCATATATTTGCAATTTGTTTCATATATTTTTATGCAGCAAGGCACAAACCATTTCGATGAATAAAGTCTATTTTTCCTAAATCAACTGCAATTCAACTAATTGCAAGTAATCTAATAAGTAGCTTTCATTATTACAAAAGCAATATAAAGTCTTTAATCCTAATGGACTTTAATTATATACACAGCACCAAAGGCCTAAAAACCCACCATTAGGGTCATACTTAGATATTTCTACTGCAGACAGGTTGGACACTATTTGCCTTAAATGCTGATATGGAAAagattttaaatgcattttatcaGACAAATGAGTACATAAATACATTTACACAATGTATGTGCTgtcagactgctgcactgtggcACACATGAGTGGCATCAATTTGTTATGCTATGGAAATTATTTAAGGTGAAGAATAAATTGTTGTCATTTATTAACAGTGCAATAACCCATGTAACTGAATTTTAAATGGGAATCTCATTAAACTTCACAGGAAGCGCTACTCTCTTCTGTGTTTAGCTCCTATCTGAAAACATATTTTTGCTCTAAAATAAGTGTTATATTGTAATATAAATGCATTGATTTCATGCAGAAATTGTAGTGTCACAGTAAAACACCTCCAAATTGGTCTactgactttttaaaattaacaatttgtAGGTATGACAATACCATGAAAGATAGGTATGATGCATAAGCGAACAAACATGCATCAGTAAGTTTCATGACATTATTGAACACAAGCGTTATTGCTGCATGTGGTCAAACAACGCATTGTATTAATGCACTGAAATCTATGCATTAAACCCAAAAGGAAATTCAGATATTGTGGCTATGTGCTTGTAGTCTCTGCAAAAACACCTGTGGTTTCAGTAGGTCAACCAACCCACCATTCATCCCATTGTACACACTTCTGTGATGAGGCGAAAGCTCgtccgctgctgctgccgctgccgaTGGTCTCCGCAGAGTTCCttccctgctgccgccgccgcccaGGTGTTTGAGATGCTCGGGACTGCCACCGTAATGTTGCTTAAGGCGCTCGGGGCTGCCACCTCTGTGCTGCTGCAGATGCTCCGGGGTCGGAGTGCCTGCAATCATCAAGTGCTTGGAGTGCTCGGGGCTGGAGCCGGCCATGTGCTTTGGCAGAAGCTCGGGGCTGCCGGTGCCCAGGGTGTGCTTCTGGTGCTCGgggctgccgccgctgccgccccgGTGCTTTTGGAGGTGCTCGGGGCTGCCCCCGCTCGCAGCTCGGTGTTTGTTGTGGAGGTGCTCGgggctgccgccgccgccgccggcaCCCCCTGCCAAGTGTTTGTGGTGGTCGGGGCTgtccgtgctgcccgtgctcgaGCTGCTGCTGCCGTCCCCCAGGTCCCTCAAACCACTTGTGGCGCTCAGGTGCAGCAGGCTGGACTGGCTGTCGATGGAGTTGCGGCTGCCGGCGGCGCTCTTGTCCTCGTCCAGCATCAGGCACATCTCCTTCAGCTCCAAATTCTCCTTCACCACCTCGTCCTGCCTCACCTCCAGCTCCTTCATTTTCTGCAAGTACAGGGCAACTTCTTTGCGCATCACCCCCGCCGTGTACCTGCCCAGCCGCTGCCACTCGCGGGACACCTTCTTGCCTTTCTGCCGGTCGTCGTCCAGGAAGCAGCAGAGGTCCCGCAGCTCCTGGTTGTCCTCCTGCAGCTTCTGGTTGACCTCCTTGAGCCCTCGGATCTCGGTCAGGTGGACCTGCAGCCTCCGGTTCACCTCTTTGATCAGGTTGCTGTGGTCGATCATCACCGTCATCTTCTCGGCATCGGATCTCCGGAGTCTCCTCACCAGCTCCTCCTTGCTCCACTTCAGCAGCTCTTCGTCCGCGATTTTAGACAGCTCCTCCCTCGAGCCTTCCGCGTTTTTAGTCATTTTTTTTAATCTCCcaagttttttatttaaaaaaataataatttaacaaaaaaaaatgaaatcggaACGAGACTTCTTCTTTCAGTAAAAC comes from Scyliorhinus canicula chromosome 1, sScyCan1.1, whole genome shotgun sequence and encodes:
- the ccdc85a gene encoding coiled-coil domain-containing protein 85A isoform X1, encoding MTKNAEGSREELSKIADEELLKWSKEELVRRLRRSDAEKMTVMIDHSNLIKEVNRRLQVHLTEIRGLKEVNQKLQEDNQELRDLCCFLDDDRQKGKKVSREWQRLGRYTAGVMRKEVALYLQKMKELEVRQDEVVKENLELKEMCLMLDEDKSAAGSRNSIDSQSSLLHLSATSGLRDLGDGSSSSSTGSTDSPDHHKHLAGGAGGGGGSPEHLHNKHRAASGGSPEHLQKHRGGSGGSPEHQKHTLGTGSPELLPKHMAGSSPEHSKHLMIAGTPTPEHLQQHRGGSPERLKQHYGGSPEHLKHLGGGGSREGTLRRPSAAAAAADELSPHHRSVYNGMNEPALVYVKQLETRVKQLEEENRILPQAPFRRMSGTDGTLSSASLQDGKCGYSSPPQKPEAVVHAIKVVEVHEKVDKEEDYENDLSETEKAIVREMCNVSKLCHSIQLLLCLPPNSHLVDP
- the ccdc85a gene encoding coiled-coil domain-containing protein 85A isoform X2, whose product is MTKNAEGSREELSKIADEELLKWSKEELVRRLRRSDAEKMTVMIDHSNLIKEVNRRLQVHLTEIRGLKEVNQKLQEDNQELRDLCCFLDDDRQKGKKVSREWQRLGRYTAGVMRKEVALYLQKMKELEVRQDEVVKENLELKEMCLMLDEDKSAAGSRNSIDSQSSLLHLSATSGLRDLGDGSSSSSTGSTDSPDHHKHLAGGAGGGGGSPEHLHNKHRAASGGSPEHLQKHRGGSGGSPEHQKHTLGTGSPELLPKHMAGSSPEHSKHLMIAGTPTPEHLQQHRGGSPERLKQHYGGSPEHLKHLGGGGSREGTLRRPSAAAAAADELSPHHRSVYNGMNEPALVYVKQLETRVKQLEEENRILPQAPFRRMSGTDGTLSSASLQDGKCGYSSPPQKPEAVVHAIKVVEVHEKVDKEEDYENDLSETEKAIVREMCNLERTEAGVH